In Vespula pensylvanica isolate Volc-1 chromosome 16, ASM1446617v1, whole genome shotgun sequence, the following proteins share a genomic window:
- the LOC122634877 gene encoding serine/threonine-protein kinase mig-15 isoform X15: MAHNLAPSVNCSLDDIDLNALKEPAGIFELIEVVGNGTYGQVYKGRHTKTGQLAAIKVMDVTEDEEEEIKLEINVLKRYSNHRNIATYYGAFVKKSSPGKDDQLWLVMEYCGAGSVTDLVKSTKGQSLKEEWIAYISREILRGLSYLHSNKVIHRDIKGQNVLLTDNAEVKLVDFGVSAQLDRTIGRRNTFIGTPYWMAPEVIACDENPDATYDNRSDLWSLGITALEMAESQPPLCDLHPMRALFLIPRNPPPRLKSKKWAKKFHGFIETVLVKDYHQRPYTEQLLKHPFIRDQPTERQVRIQLKDHIDRCKKRKQEKERDDYRYSGSENEEDEPALAGEPSSIVQAPGGDTLRRNFQQIQEGRTLTQDVSPQAPAGKEKPNQGRSQREVPEPGPPARPAIPHRLIVVPDPQPPSRPLPPTPRDDPRQSHKVSTPPSNHQAPSAGGGGSGGSGGQAAPQRNSHVFKPMALSIESDSDDDLEDAGSNNLRNDGTLLASDPPKPLPSSDSSSSSSHNAQNSHHEGKPKGGAPNRPLPPTPDEEESGDRTLVMKRKLSQTSDDRATASDNRRSEIDEQLLLKEWDFTRFFQGFNERLDKMKQEHQQEAAVGTSKSGSEDRSSSSGERTLKRQEQLARRKYEQQQQQQQQHQQQQHHQHHLHQQHQQQQHQKQQQQQQQQQQQQQQQQLKAVHRRQESDSKLGNTSSAFARAFRRENSDFFPSTRHSAYLQKSDSSRSSIFASGNRRGSEISVAGIVGKKGNALSTGEPVLTDFSFGRDGPQRPRREKTESEIVFGNRHEARRLDFGRNKDDTTRRRSCRPSDAALAAPDDAGTIKSTASTTASEYSPVVTQNREGGDRPRGGGGGGGEFQRSDSSPGSRPSSVLPDLLTSSPGQRQDKSTSEEYRQAVKSPPPFALQQKQRSFLTFGFGAGPARRESHVNVNVTPTSHDLASDTPEIRKYKKRFNSEILCAALWGVNLLIGTENGLMLLDRSGQGKVYQLISRRRFQQMEVLEGQNILVTISGKKNRVRVYYLSWLKSKILRTDGHSDQVERRNGWINVGDLQGAVHFKIVKYERIKFLVIALKDSIEIYAWAPKPYHKFMAFKSFGELAHRPLLVDLTVEEGTRLKVIYGSADGFHAVDLDSATVYDIYLPKHTQGPICPHCIVALPNSNGMQLLLCYDNEGVYVNTYGRVSKTMVLQWGEMPTSVAYIGTGQIMGWGNKAIEIRSVESGHLDGVFMHKKAQRLKFLCERNDKVFFSSAKGGSSCQIYFMTLNKPGMANW; the protein is encoded by the exons GAGCCTGCTGGGATATTCGAGTTGATCGAAGTCGTCGGCAATGGAACGTACGGGCAAGTTTACAAA GGTCGACACACCAAAACGGGTCAGCTGGCGGCCATCAAGGTCATGGACGTCACAGAG gatgaagaggaagaaatcaAGTTGGAAATAAACGTACTGAAGAGG TATTCGAATCATAGAAACATAGCTACGTACTACGGTGCCTTCGTGAAGAAGTCATCACCAGGGAAGGACGATCAGCTATGGCTGGTTATGGAATACTGCGGAGCTGGCTCCGTCACGGACCTCGTCAAATCGACGAAAGGTCAGAGCCTTAAGGAAGAGTGGATTGCTTATATTTcgagagaaatattaagaGGTCTCAGTTATCTTCACAGTAATAAAGTTATTCACAGGGATATAAAAGGACAGAACGTGCTTCTGACCGACAATGCCGAGGTCAAGCTTG TTGACTTTGGCGTTAGCGCGCAGTTGGACAGAACGATAGGCAGAAGGAATACGTTCATAGGTACACCTTATTGGATGGCTCCAGAAGTCATAGCTTGCGACGAGAATCCCGACGCTACTTACGACAATAGAAGTGATCTTTGGTCTCTCGGAATTACCGCTTTGGAAATGGCTGAATCACAACCTCCGCTTTGCGACCTCCATCCGATGAGA GCCTTGTTCTTGATACCGCGTAATCCACCGCCGAGACTGAAGTCGAAAAAATGGGCGAAGAAGTTTCATGGTTTTATCGAAACTGTGTTGGTGAAGGACTATCATCAGAGGCCTTACACCGAACAGTTGCTCAAGCATCCATTTATTCGGGACCAACCAACGGAGAGACAAGTCAGAATACAACTCAAAGATCATATCGATCGCTGTAAGAAACGCAAACAAGAGAAAG AAAGAGACGATTATCGATACAGCGGTagtgaaaacgaagaagacgagcCAGCATTGGCTGGCGAACCATCCTCGATAGTTCAAGCTCCTGGTGGCGATACATTGAGACGTAATTTCCAGCAAATTCAAGAAGGTCGGACGTTGACTCAAGACGTATCTCCTCAAGCTCCAGCCGGTAAGGAAAAACCAAATCAAGGTAGATCTCAGCGGGAAGTACCAGAACCAGGCCCGCCTGCGAGACCAGCCATTCCACACAGACTCATCG TCGTGCCAGATCCGCAGCCGCCTTCTCGACCTCTACCACCGACACCTAGGGACGATCCACGACAATCTCACAAGGTCTCGACACCACCCTCCAATCATCAAGCGCCTTCCGCTGGCGGTGGAGGTAGCGGGGGTTCCGGTGGTCAAGCTGCGCCTCAAAGAAACAGTCACGTGTTTAAACCTATG GCACTGTCGATCGAGAGTGACAGCGACGACGATCTCGAAGATGCTGGTAGTAACAATTTGAGGAACGACGGTACACTTCTCGCTAGCGATCCGCCTAAGCCTCT GCCATCGTCggattcgtcgtcgtcgtcctcgcaCAACGCTCAGAATTCGCATCACGAAGGTAAGCCAAAAG GTGGAGCACCCAATCGACCATTGCCACCGACGCCAGATGAGGAAGAATCCGGAGATCGTACACTAGTCATGAAACGA AAACTTAGTCAGACATCAGACGATCGTGCAACGGCTAGCGACAACCGCCGCTCAGAGATAGACGAGCAGCTCCTTCTGAAGGAGTGGGACTTCACCCGCTTCTTTCAGGGTTTTAACGAAAGGTTGGATAAAATGAAACAGGAGCACCAGCAAGAAGCGGCGGTCGGTACGAGCAAGTCTGGCAGCGAGGatcgttcctcttcttccgGCGAAAGAACCCTTAAGAGGCAGGAGCAGTTAGCGCGTAGAAAATAcgagcaacaacaacaacagcagcagcaacatcagcagcagcagcatcacCAGCACCATCTTCATCAACAAcatcagcagcagcaacatcaaaagcaacagcaacaacaacaacaacaacaacaacagcagcagcagcagcagcttaAGGCGGTTCACAGACGACAAGAGAGCGACTCGAAGCTCGGTAATACCTCGAGCGCGTTCGCCCGTGCATTTCGCCGCGAAAATTCGGATTTCTTTCCGTCAACGAGGCACTCCGCTTATCTCCAAAAGTCGGATTCCTCGAGGTCGAGCATATTCGCGAGTGGTAATCGACGCGGCAGCGAGATAAGCGTCGCAGGTATAGTCGGTAAGAAGGGTAACGCCCTTAGTACCGGCGAGCCCGTCCTTACGGACTTCTCGTTTGGACGCGACGGGCCCCAGAGGCcaaggagagaaaagacagagagcgAGATCGTCTTCGGTAACAGGCACGAGGCGAGGAGACTCGACTTCGGACGCAATAAAGACGATACCACAAGGAGACGCAGTTGTAGACCTTCCGATGCGGCCCTGGCCGCGCCAGATGACGCGGGAACGATTAAATCCACGGCCAGTACAACGGCTAGCGAGTACAGCCCTGTTGTCACCCAG AATCGAGAAGGTGGTGACCGAccaagaggaggaggaggtggtggcgGTGAATTTCAAAGATCAGACTCGTCACCTGGTTCAAGGCCAAGCTCGGTTTTACCGGACCTTTTGACTTCGTCGCCGGGTCAACGTCAGGACAAGTCGACAAGCGAGGAG TATCGACAAGCGGTTAAATCACCACCCCCGTTTGCACTTCAACAGAAACAGAGATCATTCCTGACATTTGGATTCGGTGCTGGACCAGCGAGGAGAGAATCCCACGTAAACGTCAACGTGACACCTACGAGTCACGATTTGGCCTCCGATACACCCGAAAtacgaaaatacaaaaagcGTTTCAATAGCGAGATTTTATGTGCAGCGTTATGGG GCGTGAACCTGCTGATCGGCACGGAGAACGGATTGATGCTGCTCGATAGGAGCGGACAAGGGAAGGTTTATCAGCTGATCAGTAGGAGACGTTTTCAACAAATGGAAGTGCTCGAGGGGCAGAATATTTTGGTTACCATAAGCGGTAAGAAGAATCGCGTGAGGGTCTATTATCTCTCCTGGCTGAAGAGTAAGATTTTACGTACCGACGGCCATAGCGAT CAAGTCGAGCGGCGCAATGGCTGGATAAACGTCGGCGATCTTCAAGGAGCGGTGCATTTCAAGATAGTcaaatacgaaagaataaagtTCCTTGTCATCGCGTTGAAGGACTCGATAGAGATCTATGCTTGGGCGCCGAAGCCCTATCATAAATTCATGGCTTTCAAATCGTTCGGAGAACTGGCCCACAGGCCGCTCCTCGTCGACCTAACCGTCGAGGAAGGAACGAGATTGAAAGTTATTTATGGAAGCGCCGATGGATTTCACGCCGTCGATTTGGATTCGGCGACGGTTTACGATATCTATCTACCGAAGCAC ACTCAGGGACCGATTTGCCCGCACTGCATCGTCGCCTTGCCGAACAGCAACGGCATGCAACTTTTATTGTGCTACGACAACGAGGGCGTTTACGTGAATACCTACGGTAGAGTATCCAAGACGATGGTCCTTCAATGGGGCGAAATGCCTACGAGCGTCGCTTACATCGGCACGGGCCAAATCATGGGATGGGGCAACAAGGCGATCGAGATCAGAAGCGTCGAAAGCGGCCATCTCGACGGCGTTTTTATGCACAAGAAAGCTCAGCGGCTCAAGTTCCTTTGTGAACGTAACGATAAG GTCTTCTTCTCGTCGGCGAAGGGTGGAAGTTCGTGCCAGATTTACTTCATGACGTTAAACAAACCCGGCATGGCTAACTGGTGA
- the LOC122634877 gene encoding serine/threonine-protein kinase mig-15 isoform X2: MAHNLAPSVNCSLDDIDLNALKEPAGIFELIEVVGNGTYGQVYKGRHTKTGQLAAIKVMDVTEDEEEEIKLEINVLKRYSNHRNIATYYGAFVKKSSPGKDDQLWLVMEYCGAGSVTDLVKSTKGQSLKEEWIAYISREILRGLSYLHSNKVIHRDIKGQNVLLTDNAEVKLVDFGVSAQLDRTIGRRNTFIGTPYWMAPEVIACDENPDATYDNRSDLWSLGITALEMAESQPPLCDLHPMRALFLIPRNPPPRLKSKKWAKKFHGFIETVLVKDYHQRPYTEQLLKHPFIRDQPTERQVRIQLKDHIDRCKKRKQEKERDDYRYSGSENEEDEPALAGEPSSIVQAPGGDTLRRNFQQIQEGRTLTQDVSPQAPAGKEKPNQGRSQREVPEPGPPARPAIPHRLIVVPDPQPPSRPLPPTPRDDPRQSHKVSTPPSNHQAPSAGGGGSGGSGGQAAPQRNSHVFKPMLPPRRPEDLDMLAAQLNELGVSQGPEAPPRPNRQHKGPPATSTSNSVQPASANDQNNKQMQQSSSILDQALSIESDSDDDLEDAGSNNLRNDGTLLASDPPKPLPEFSPFRPSSDSSSSSSHNAQNSHHEGGAPNRPLPPTPDEEESGDRTLVMKRKLSQTSDDRATASDNRRSEIDEQLLLKEWDFTRFFQGFNERLDKMKQEHQQEAAVGTSKSGSEDRSSSSGERTLKRQEQLARRKYEQQQQQQQQHQQQQHHQHHLHQQHQQQQHQKQQQQQQQQQQQQQQQQLKAVHRRQESDSKLGNTSSAFARAFRRENSDFFPSTRHSAYLQKSDSSRSSIFASGNRRGSEISVAGIVGKKGNALSTGEPVLTDFSFGRDGPQRPRREKTESEIVFGNRHEARRLDFGRNKDDTTRRRSCRPSDAALAAPDDAGTIKSTASTTASEYSPVVTQNREGGDRPRGGGGGGGEFQRSDSSPGSRPSSVLPDLLTSSPGQRQDKSTSEEYRQAVKSPPPFALQQKQRSFLTFGFGAGPARRESHVNVNVTPTSHDLASDTPEIRKYKKRFNSEILCAALWGVNLLIGTENGLMLLDRSGQGKVYQLISRRRFQQMEVLEGQNILVTISGKKNRVRVYYLSWLKSKILRTDGHSDQVERRNGWINVGDLQGAVHFKIVKYERIKFLVIALKDSIEIYAWAPKPYHKFMAFKSFGELAHRPLLVDLTVEEGTRLKVIYGSADGFHAVDLDSATVYDIYLPKHTQGPICPHCIVALPNSNGMQLLLCYDNEGVYVNTYGRVSKTMVLQWGEMPTSVAYIGTGQIMGWGNKAIEIRSVESGHLDGVFMHKKAQRLKFLCERNDKVFFSSAKGGSSCQIYFMTLNKPGMANW; encoded by the exons GAGCCTGCTGGGATATTCGAGTTGATCGAAGTCGTCGGCAATGGAACGTACGGGCAAGTTTACAAA GGTCGACACACCAAAACGGGTCAGCTGGCGGCCATCAAGGTCATGGACGTCACAGAG gatgaagaggaagaaatcaAGTTGGAAATAAACGTACTGAAGAGG TATTCGAATCATAGAAACATAGCTACGTACTACGGTGCCTTCGTGAAGAAGTCATCACCAGGGAAGGACGATCAGCTATGGCTGGTTATGGAATACTGCGGAGCTGGCTCCGTCACGGACCTCGTCAAATCGACGAAAGGTCAGAGCCTTAAGGAAGAGTGGATTGCTTATATTTcgagagaaatattaagaGGTCTCAGTTATCTTCACAGTAATAAAGTTATTCACAGGGATATAAAAGGACAGAACGTGCTTCTGACCGACAATGCCGAGGTCAAGCTTG TTGACTTTGGCGTTAGCGCGCAGTTGGACAGAACGATAGGCAGAAGGAATACGTTCATAGGTACACCTTATTGGATGGCTCCAGAAGTCATAGCTTGCGACGAGAATCCCGACGCTACTTACGACAATAGAAGTGATCTTTGGTCTCTCGGAATTACCGCTTTGGAAATGGCTGAATCACAACCTCCGCTTTGCGACCTCCATCCGATGAGA GCCTTGTTCTTGATACCGCGTAATCCACCGCCGAGACTGAAGTCGAAAAAATGGGCGAAGAAGTTTCATGGTTTTATCGAAACTGTGTTGGTGAAGGACTATCATCAGAGGCCTTACACCGAACAGTTGCTCAAGCATCCATTTATTCGGGACCAACCAACGGAGAGACAAGTCAGAATACAACTCAAAGATCATATCGATCGCTGTAAGAAACGCAAACAAGAGAAAG AAAGAGACGATTATCGATACAGCGGTagtgaaaacgaagaagacgagcCAGCATTGGCTGGCGAACCATCCTCGATAGTTCAAGCTCCTGGTGGCGATACATTGAGACGTAATTTCCAGCAAATTCAAGAAGGTCGGACGTTGACTCAAGACGTATCTCCTCAAGCTCCAGCCGGTAAGGAAAAACCAAATCAAGGTAGATCTCAGCGGGAAGTACCAGAACCAGGCCCGCCTGCGAGACCAGCCATTCCACACAGACTCATCG TCGTGCCAGATCCGCAGCCGCCTTCTCGACCTCTACCACCGACACCTAGGGACGATCCACGACAATCTCACAAGGTCTCGACACCACCCTCCAATCATCAAGCGCCTTCCGCTGGCGGTGGAGGTAGCGGGGGTTCCGGTGGTCAAGCTGCGCCTCAAAGAAACAGTCACGTGTTTAAACCTATG CTGCCGCCGAGGAGGCCAGAG GACTTGGACATGCTGGCCGCTCAACTCAACGAGCTTGGTGTGTCACAGGGCCCCGAGGCCCCGCCTAGGCCCAACAGGCAACATAAAGGCCCTCCAGCAACGTCAACCTCGAATTCGGTCCAGCCAGCGAGCGCTAACGATCAGAACAACAAACAGATGCAGCAATCCTCCAGTATTCTCGATCAA GCACTGTCGATCGAGAGTGACAGCGACGACGATCTCGAAGATGCTGGTAGTAACAATTTGAGGAACGACGGTACACTTCTCGCTAGCGATCCGCCTAAGCCTCT TCCCGAATTTTCTCCTTTCAGGCCATCGTCggattcgtcgtcgtcgtcctcgcaCAACGCTCAGAATTCGCATCACGAAG GTGGAGCACCCAATCGACCATTGCCACCGACGCCAGATGAGGAAGAATCCGGAGATCGTACACTAGTCATGAAACGA AAACTTAGTCAGACATCAGACGATCGTGCAACGGCTAGCGACAACCGCCGCTCAGAGATAGACGAGCAGCTCCTTCTGAAGGAGTGGGACTTCACCCGCTTCTTTCAGGGTTTTAACGAAAGGTTGGATAAAATGAAACAGGAGCACCAGCAAGAAGCGGCGGTCGGTACGAGCAAGTCTGGCAGCGAGGatcgttcctcttcttccgGCGAAAGAACCCTTAAGAGGCAGGAGCAGTTAGCGCGTAGAAAATAcgagcaacaacaacaacagcagcagcaacatcagcagcagcagcatcacCAGCACCATCTTCATCAACAAcatcagcagcagcaacatcaaaagcaacagcaacaacaacaacaacaacaacaacagcagcagcagcagcagcttaAGGCGGTTCACAGACGACAAGAGAGCGACTCGAAGCTCGGTAATACCTCGAGCGCGTTCGCCCGTGCATTTCGCCGCGAAAATTCGGATTTCTTTCCGTCAACGAGGCACTCCGCTTATCTCCAAAAGTCGGATTCCTCGAGGTCGAGCATATTCGCGAGTGGTAATCGACGCGGCAGCGAGATAAGCGTCGCAGGTATAGTCGGTAAGAAGGGTAACGCCCTTAGTACCGGCGAGCCCGTCCTTACGGACTTCTCGTTTGGACGCGACGGGCCCCAGAGGCcaaggagagaaaagacagagagcgAGATCGTCTTCGGTAACAGGCACGAGGCGAGGAGACTCGACTTCGGACGCAATAAAGACGATACCACAAGGAGACGCAGTTGTAGACCTTCCGATGCGGCCCTGGCCGCGCCAGATGACGCGGGAACGATTAAATCCACGGCCAGTACAACGGCTAGCGAGTACAGCCCTGTTGTCACCCAG AATCGAGAAGGTGGTGACCGAccaagaggaggaggaggtggtggcgGTGAATTTCAAAGATCAGACTCGTCACCTGGTTCAAGGCCAAGCTCGGTTTTACCGGACCTTTTGACTTCGTCGCCGGGTCAACGTCAGGACAAGTCGACAAGCGAGGAG TATCGACAAGCGGTTAAATCACCACCCCCGTTTGCACTTCAACAGAAACAGAGATCATTCCTGACATTTGGATTCGGTGCTGGACCAGCGAGGAGAGAATCCCACGTAAACGTCAACGTGACACCTACGAGTCACGATTTGGCCTCCGATACACCCGAAAtacgaaaatacaaaaagcGTTTCAATAGCGAGATTTTATGTGCAGCGTTATGGG GCGTGAACCTGCTGATCGGCACGGAGAACGGATTGATGCTGCTCGATAGGAGCGGACAAGGGAAGGTTTATCAGCTGATCAGTAGGAGACGTTTTCAACAAATGGAAGTGCTCGAGGGGCAGAATATTTTGGTTACCATAAGCGGTAAGAAGAATCGCGTGAGGGTCTATTATCTCTCCTGGCTGAAGAGTAAGATTTTACGTACCGACGGCCATAGCGAT CAAGTCGAGCGGCGCAATGGCTGGATAAACGTCGGCGATCTTCAAGGAGCGGTGCATTTCAAGATAGTcaaatacgaaagaataaagtTCCTTGTCATCGCGTTGAAGGACTCGATAGAGATCTATGCTTGGGCGCCGAAGCCCTATCATAAATTCATGGCTTTCAAATCGTTCGGAGAACTGGCCCACAGGCCGCTCCTCGTCGACCTAACCGTCGAGGAAGGAACGAGATTGAAAGTTATTTATGGAAGCGCCGATGGATTTCACGCCGTCGATTTGGATTCGGCGACGGTTTACGATATCTATCTACCGAAGCAC ACTCAGGGACCGATTTGCCCGCACTGCATCGTCGCCTTGCCGAACAGCAACGGCATGCAACTTTTATTGTGCTACGACAACGAGGGCGTTTACGTGAATACCTACGGTAGAGTATCCAAGACGATGGTCCTTCAATGGGGCGAAATGCCTACGAGCGTCGCTTACATCGGCACGGGCCAAATCATGGGATGGGGCAACAAGGCGATCGAGATCAGAAGCGTCGAAAGCGGCCATCTCGACGGCGTTTTTATGCACAAGAAAGCTCAGCGGCTCAAGTTCCTTTGTGAACGTAACGATAAG GTCTTCTTCTCGTCGGCGAAGGGTGGAAGTTCGTGCCAGATTTACTTCATGACGTTAAACAAACCCGGCATGGCTAACTGGTGA